A window from Populus trichocarpa isolate Nisqually-1 chromosome 3, P.trichocarpa_v4.1, whole genome shotgun sequence encodes these proteins:
- the LOC7483543 gene encoding uncharacterized protein LOC7483543, translated as MAPHGEAIASAYTRKNAFPEPPRLSKDNLHRTKSDISFELTKEVIDINLPPISEVEDARCECCGMSEECTPEYIDRVRNKFLGKWICGLCTEAVKEEMEKNGGHKEEALNAHMSACTTFNKFVRAYPVLSQAEAMREMLKKSTLRAKSFGPKGAQKMVGFARSSSCIASITRDMDDLKLKK; from the coding sequence ATGGCACCACATGGGGAGGCTATTGCTAGCGCTTACACCAGGAAAAATGCCTTCCCCGAGCCACCAAGGCTCTCAAAAGACAATCTTCATCGAACAAAATCCGATATTTCTTTTGAACTAACCAAAGAAGTAATTGATATCAATCTCCCACCAATATCCGAGGTTGAAGATGCAAGATGTGAGTGTTGCGGCATGAGTGAAGAGTGCACCCCTGAGTATATTGATCGCGTTCGGAACAAGTTTCTAGGGAAGTGGATATGCGGGTTGTGTACAGAAGCAGTGAAAGAAGAGATGGAGAAAAATGGAGGCCACAAGGAGGAGGCTTTGAATGCACACATGAGTGCTTGTACGACGTTCAACAAGTTTGTCCGGGCGTATCCAGTTTTGTCTCAAGCTGAGGCCATGAGGGAGATGTTGAAGAAAAGCACATTAAGGGCCAAATCCTTTGGTCCTAAAGGTGCTCAAAAGATGGTCGGGTTTGCAAGGAGTTCAAGCTGCATTGCATCGATTACAAGGGACATGGATGATCTCAAGTTGAAAAAATGA